In the genome of Nicoliella spurrieriana, the window GTTGAATTGACGGATATTTATAATTCGATTGATTCAATTGGGTATCCAGCAATTTTAAAGCCAATCCAAAAATCGTTTTTTAATGATCAACAATTAGTGATTAATAATCAAGTTGATATTGCTAAGGCTTCGATAATGCTTGATCGAGGAACCTATATTTTGGAACCATATATTGAACATGAATTCGAATATACTTTAAACATCGTTCATGGCATGAAGGATGCTCCCAAATTAATGCCATTAGTACAATGCAGATATAATGGTAATCAATTAGTTAGTGCTTCAAATATTACTAATTTATCTAAGGCTGCACAAAATGAAATGAATCGAATTGGATATAACATTGCTGATCATCTGAACTACTTTGGTGCTTTTAAAATTAAGTTTATGATTAATAATAGTGATACCATCTACATTAAAATGATTGAGCCAAAGCTAGATATAGATGCAATGATTTTTGATCGATGCATTGAAAGCGTTACCCAGGGGCATTTAAGAGCAATCTGCGGTTTGCCTACTTATCCTGAAGTGGATGATGATACGTTCTTCTTGAGGACGTTTACTCAAAATCAAATGGATGAAATAAAACGACAGTGGGCGTTGAAACCGGGGTGGCAATTCGTATTTTATACTAAGGGCGAAAATGAATATGGGGTAGTTGGTCATATTTTGGTTCCCACAAAGGATTTAAATAAAACTTTAGAACAAGTTAATAATTCTGATATTTGGAATTGATTGAGCGTCGGTATATTTAATATACCGACTCTTTTATGTTATTAGTGCTTAAAAAATGGCTATGCTATAATAATAAAGATAAGAAACTGAGAGAGGATTGAATAGAGTTGTCCAAAAACGAACTTTTAGTAGGGATGAACGATAAGCAAACTGAAGCGGTCTTAAACACCGATGGCCCGCTTTTAATTATGGCTGGAGCTGGAAGCGGGAAAACTCGCGTTTTAACCCATCGAATTGCATACTTAATCCAAGATAAGCAAGTTTTGCCTTGGCACATTTTGGCAATTACATTTACTAATAAAGCTGCTCGTGAAATGAAGGAACGGGTAGTTAATTTGTTAGGTCCCAGTGGGAATGAAGTTTGGGTTTCGACATTCCATGCTCTTTGTGTAAGGATTTTAAGACGGAATATTGATAAATTAGGCTATGACCGTGCATTTACGATTGCTGGAACTAGTGAACAGCAGACGTTAATTAAAAATATTTTGAAGGATTTAAATTATGATCCTAAAACTTATAATCCACGGTCGATTTTATCATCAATTTCTAATGCTAAAAATGATTTACAGTCACCAGCTGAATTCATCGCCAAGAATGAATCAGTGGGGAATCCATTTATTAAGGTGATTGGTGAAGTTTATGATCGTTATCAAAAAGAACTCCACCGGAATCAGTCGGTTGATTTTGATGACTTAATTATGATGACAATTCAATTATTTGAACAAGAACCAGAAGTTCTGAAATACTATCAGGATAAATTCCAATACATCCATGTTGACGAATATCAAGATACTAATGAAGCCCAATATCGTCTAGTTCACATGTTGGGTGAAAAGTATGAAAACGTTTGTGTAGTTGGGGATGCTGATCAAAGTATCTACGGCTGGCGTGGTGCGAATATGAATAATATTTTGGATTTTCAAGATGATTATCCAAGTGCCCACGTTACACTGTTGGAACAAAATTACCGTTCAACGAAAACGATATTAAAGGCTGCTAATTCAGTTATTCAAAATAATGATGAACGAAGGGATAAGAACCTTTGGACAGAGAATGCTGTAGGTGAAAAAATTACTTACTATCGAGCTCAAAGCGAGGCCGATGAATCACGGTTTGTAGTTACAAATATTAAATCTGAAATGAATGATAATCATTATTCATATGGTGATTTTGCTGTTTTATACCGGACCAATGCACAATCACGGGTAATCGAAGAAACATTACTTAAATCTAATATTCCATATACCATTGTCGGTGGTCATAAGTTTTACGATCGAAAGGAAATTCAAGACATCTTAGCGTACCTAACGCTAATGGCTAACCCTAGTGATTCAATGAGTTTACAACGGATCATTAACGAACCTAAACGTGGAATTGGTGCTGCCAGCGTTGATAAGTTAGTTACGTTTGCTAATGAAAATAATTGGAGTGTTTTCGAGGCTTGTCAAAACGTTGAACTAAATAATGAGCTCGGAAGTCGTGCCCGGAAGGCAATTGATAATTTTGGTGCAGTGATGACTGATTTACAAAATCAGGTTCCTAAACTATCCGTAACTGATTTAACGAATGAAATTTTGGAAAAAACAGGCTATTTGGCTACGTTAAAGGCTTCTAAAACTCTGGAAGCTAGTGCTAGAATTGAAAATATTGAAGAATTTTTATCCGTAACGAAGCAATTTGATGACGCCCACCCAGATAGTGAAGAGGCGGGCAGTGCACTTGTTGATTTCTTATCTGATTTATCATTGGTTTCTGCACAGGATGATATTGCTGAAAACACGCCCGAAGTAACTCTAATGACGTTACACGCTGCTAAGGGATTGGAATTTCCCGTGGTCTTTATGATTGGGATGGAAGATAACATCTTCCCACTTTCAAAGGCAATGAGTGACTCAAAGGAACTAGAAGAGGAGCGTCGTCTAGCATACGTTGGAATTACTCGAGCGCAAAAGAAGTTGTACTTAACGAATACCTTTTCTAGAATGCTTTATGGACGTCGGCAGACCAACCCAGCATCTCAATTTATTGAGGAAATTAATCCTGATTTGATTGATGCAGTTAATTCCAATGGCCGAAGTACCAATGGTGGTGGTTTAAAAACGCCGTTCGATACACCAAACAACCGGCAGGCGCGTTTTGCTAACTCTTCACCGTACCAGGGGCCTACTAGCCATAATAAGAAAACAAGTTCCAATCAATCAGGTGCTGCAAGCCAGTCTTGGATCGTTGGTGATAAGGTTTCGCATAAGGCATGGGGAACTGGAACCGTAGTCAAAGTTGATGGAACGGGTGAAAACATGGAACTAGACATTGCATTTCCAGATCCGACCGGAATTAAGCGGTTATTAGCTGCATTTGCACCAATTACTAAGGAATAGCTCTTTTGAGGAGGAATTGTTTTGAGTGCTAAACTTTCTGAGCAAGCTGCCAAACAAAGAATCGATCAAATCAAACCGAAATTAAAAAAATGGAGTCAAGAGTACTATGTTCAAGATCGTCCGAGCGTTGAAGATGATGTTTATGATTCGACCTATCAAGAATTAGTTTCATTAGAAACGCAGTATCCCAATTTAATAACAGCTGATTCGCCTACGCAAAACGTTGGTGGTAAGTTATTACCCCAATTTTCCAAGGTTAACCATCATATTCCATTACTGTCTCTAGGTGATGTTTTTTCAAAGCAGGAATTGGATGATTTTACAATTCGGGTGGAGAAAAATTATCCAGCAGTTAAACAATTTAACTGCGAACTAAAAATTGATGGTCTTTCGATTTCATTACGTTATGAAAATGGTGTTTTTGTAGAAGGATCTACCCGTGGAAACGGTCAAATTGGAGAAGATATCACTCGTAATTTAAAAACGATTCCCTCAATCCCCCAAAAGTTGACCCGGCCGATTACGATTGAAGTTCGTGGCGAATGTTATATGCCCAAAAAATCATTCGCAAAATTGAATGAGGAACGCGAACGAAACGGGGAAAGTGGATTTGCAAACCCTAGAAATGCAGCTGCGGGGAGTCTACGGCAATTAAACCCACGGATCACAGCTAGTCGGCACCTAAGTACTTTTATGTATAATGTAGCCGACTATAATGACTTAAAGACGAATACACAAAGTGGGTTATTAGCTGAACTTAATGATTTAGGTTTCAATATTAACCCCAGTTACCAAGTTGCTGATAACTTGGATCAAATTAATGCATATATTGATCGATATCAGCAACAACGTGATGGGTTGGACTATGGAATTGATGGAATTGTAATTAAGGTCAACGATCTAAAGCTACAAACTAAAATTGGCGCGACCGTTAAGATTCCTAAGTGGGCAATCGCTTATAAATTTCCTCCTGAAGAGGCTGAAACTAAGCTTTTGGATATTGAATGGACAGTGGGCCGGACAGGAGTGGTTACCCCAACCGCAGTGATGGAACCGGTTAAATTAGCTGGAACCATTGTTTCACGGGCTTCACTTCATAATCCAGATTACTTAGCAGAAAAGGGCATCCGAATTGGTGATACCGTAAAGCTGCATAAGGCTGGTGATATTATTCCTGAAATTTCACAGTTCATTGCTGATAAACGCCCCGCTGATGCTAAGCCGTATCAAATCCCTAGTGAATGTCCATCTTGTGGTGCACCACTGGTTCATTTAGATGATGAAGTGGCATTGCGTTGTATTAATCCAGCTTGTCCAGCTCAGTTGACAGAGCAAATGACTCACTTTGCCTCTAGAAATGCAATGGACATTACTGGATTGGGCCCACGGATTGTTCAACAATTATTTGATCATAAATTGGTCAGCGATGTGGCCGGACTTTATCACTTGCAAATTAATGATTTATTAAATTTAGATAAATTTGGGCAAAAATCTGCTGAAAATTTAATTGATTCAATCAATAATAGTCGTAGTAACTCTTTAGAACGACTATTGTTTGGATTGGGGATTCGCCATGTTGGTGCCAAAGCTGCTCGATTAATTGCTGAGCATTTTCAAACCATGGATAGATTAATGGCAGCTGATGGTGAATCAATTGCAACCATTAATTCAATGGGATCGGTAATTGCTGATAGTATCACTACTTATTTGAGTAGCAAACATGCTCAAGAATTGATTGCCCAGTTGAAGTCAGTAGGGGTCAATATGACGTATATCCATGCTGATGAATCGGGTGCAGATAATTCATTCTTTAATCAAAAGCGAATCGTACTGACCGGAAAACTTGAACAAATGACTAGACCTAAGGCAACTGCTTGGCTCGAAGATCATGGTGCTGACGTTACTAGCAGTGTATCTAAAAATACTGACTTGGTAATTGCTGGTAAGGATGCTGGTAGTAAGTTAGTCAAGGCACAGGAGTTGAACGTGACGGTTTGGGATGAACAACGATTTATTTCTGAAATTAACGGTTAGTGCATAGGAGGAATCATTTTTGAAACGTTTAAGTGTATTTATCGCTGCTTTTGCATCGGTATTTTTATTGGCTGCCTGTGGAGATGGGGGCAATAGCAACAGCAGTAGTAGTAAGAATAGTAGTTCCAGTGAAACTCAGTTGACGGGGCAATCTGACAGTGATTATTACCAAAGTGTAATTAAAAACGGACATTATCTAACTAGCAAGTCACGGGGAGTCAATGTCCAACAAGACAGTAATCAACTTAATTTAAAGAGCTTTGAAGCTGGGTTGATGAATATTTCAAAGAAACAATTTTCAACCAGTAAGTATGTTTTCCAAGAGGGCCAATACGTTTCGACTGATACAGCTGAAAAGTGGTTGGGACGGAAAACAAAGAGTAATCCTGAGGGATTAAATCCAGCTGGAAAAGCAACTAAGACGCCGCTATACCTCCAACAAATGGATGAACAAGACTTCTTAACTCAAGATGGGAATTCACTTAAGATGAGTGGAATGACAATTGGGTTAGGAATTAATTCCATTTATTACTATCAAAAGCAAGCTTATGGTGCTACTTATCAAATGAAACTAAGCGATGCTGAAATTAAGGCACAGGGAAAGAAAATGGCTAGTGAAGTGTTAGCTAGATTACGGAAAAATAAAGCCCTAAAGAATATTCCAATTGTAATTGCGTTATATAAGCAAGCACCTGACGATAGTTTAGTCGGTGGTAATTTCTTTGCTTACTCGGTAAACAACGGATCATCCACTAGCGTTTCTAATTGGAAATCAATTAACGCCCAAAACTATGTGTTCCCGGTTGCTTCTGGACAAAAGGGACCTTCCAACAATAGTGACGAAAATGATTTCTCAAATTTCAAGACCCAGGTACAAAACTTCTTTCCAAACTTAAGTGGAGTAACGGCGCAAGCACAATATATAAATGGATCGTTAACGGGAATGAACGTTAATATTACGACCCAGTTCTATAGTCAAACTGAGATTATTAGTTTTACCCAGTATTTACAATCAACGGCATCTAAGTATCTTCCAACTGGAATTCCAATTGATATTACGGTGGGCTCGACAACTGGGGTGCAAAGCTTCTTATCAAGAGACACTAATGAAAAGAACTTTACATTCCATATCTTTAACAGCTATTAATAATAAATAGTGTTAAAATATGTTATGAGATCAAATTAAATTCAGAAAGAGGGACAATTGATGGCTGACAGAATTGATAAAGAAACGGTTAATCACGTTGCTGAACTAGCAAAGTTATCTTTGACCAAGGATCAATTACCTTACTTCACTGATCAATTAGGTAGTATCATGGACTTAATTGACACATTAAGTGAAGTTGACACTGAAGGGGTAGAACCAACTTACAGTGTTACCGATCAAATTAATGTAATGCGCGAAGACGTTGCTCAAAATTGGGGTGAACGGGATGCATTACTAAACAATGCACCTGAAGTAGCTGACGGTTTAATTCGGGTACCAACGATCATTGACGAAAGCGAGGATTAATGATGAATTATTTTGATAAAGATATTACCAGTATTCACCAAGCGCTAGTTAATGGTGATATTACTGCCGAAGAATTAACTAAGCAAACCCTTGATAATATCAAAGCTTCAGACTCAGACATCAATGCCTTCATTAATTTAGATGAAGATGGCGCAATTAAGGCTGCCCAAGCAGTTGATCAAGCTGGAATTGAACCAGATAACGTCTTATCAGGGATTCCAAGTGCAATCAAGGATAATATCCTAACGAATGGATTTAAGACCACTGCAGCATCTAAAATGCTTGAAAACTTCAAGCCAATCTTTGACGCTACGGTGATGAAGAAGTTAAATGCTAAGCAAACCATTACCGTTGGAAAAACAAACATGGATGAATTTGCGATGGGTGGTTCAACTGAAAACTCAGCATTTAAAAAGACCCATAATCCATGGAACCTTAGTAAGGTTCCTGGTGGTTCTTCCGGTGGCTCTGCTGCTGCCGTTGCTGCCGGGCAAATTATTTTTGCCTTAGGTTCTGACACTGGTGGTTCAATTAGACAACCAGCTGCATACAATGGAATTGTGGGCTTAAAACCAACTTATGGTCGTGTTTCACGGTGGGGTTTAATTGCCTTTGGTTCTAGTTTGGACCAAATTGGACCGTTGACTAGAAATGTATTAGATAATGCTTATGTATTGAATGCAATTGCAGGGCATGATGAACATGATCTAACTAGTTCTGATAAGGAAGTTCCTGACTACACTAAGTCCATTAAGGACGGGGTTAAGGGCATGAAGATCGCATTGCCTAAGGAATACCTTGCTGAAGGAATCGATCAAGACGTTAAGGATGCCATTTTAAAGGCAGCTGAAACTTATAAACAATTAGGAGCAACCGTTGAAGAGGTCTCACTTCCACATACTAAGTATGGAGTTGCTGCGTACTACATTTTAGCTTCATCAGAAGCTTCCTCTAACTTACAACGATTTGATGGGATTCGGTATGGTTACCGTTCACCAGAAGCTAAGAACTTGGAAGAAGTTTACGTTAAGAGTCGTTCTGAAGGCTTTGGGGACGAAGTTAAACGGCGGATTATGTTAGGGACGTTCTCCCTTTCTGCTGGTGCTTTCGATGCCTACTTCCAAAAGGCTGCTAAGGTTAGAACCCTTATGATTGAAGACTTCAAGAAGGTCTTTCAAGATTACGATTTAATCTTAGGGCCAACTGCACCAACGACTGCATTTGGAATTGGTGAAGATATCTCTGATCCAGTTACGATGTACTTGAACGATGCAATGACAATTCCAGTTAACTTAGCTGGTCTTCCTGCGATGTCATTACCAGCTGGATTTAGCGATGGGATGCCAATTGGAATGCAATTGATTGGACGCCCATTCGATGAATCAACCATCTACAAGGCTGGTTACGCATTCGAACAAAATACTGATTTCCATAAGGAAACGCCAAAAGTGGGAGGGGACAAATAATGAATTTTGAAACAACCATTGGTTTGGAAGTTCATATTGAATTAAAGACCAACTCTAAAATTTTTAGTCCTTCACCAGTTGAATATGGTGATGAGCCTAACTCAAACACCAACGTTATTGATTGGGGATACCCAGGAGTATTGCCCACCACTAACAAGCAGGTAGTTGCTGATGGAATTACCGCTGCGTTGGCATTAAATGCTGAAATAGAAAGAAATCCACATTTTGATCGTAAAAATTACTTCTATCCAGATAACCCTAAGGCCTACCAAATTACCCAAAATGATAAACCAGATGCTCATGATGGTTGGTTAGAAATCGAAGTTGATGGTAAGAAGAAGAAAATTGGAATTGCAGAAATGCATATTGAAGAAGATGCCGGAAAAAATAGCCACGGCAGAAATTATTCCTACGTGGATTTGAACCGGCAAGGTACGCCACTGATTGAAATTGTTTCTAAGCCTGAAATTTCGACTCCTGATGAAGCGTATGCTTACCTTGAAACATTAAGACAACGAATCCAGTTTACTGGGATTTCGGACGTTAAAATGGAAGAAGGTTCCATGCGTGCCGATGTTAATATTTCAATTCGCCCAATTGGCCAAAAAGAATTGGGCAATAAGGTTGAAATTAAGAATATGAACTCATTTAACTACGTTCGGCGGGCATTAGCATATGAACAACAACGGCAACGCCAAGTTCTTATGTCTGGTGGAAAGGTCCAACAAGAAACCCGGCGGTTTGATGAAAAGAATAATACCACCATTCTAATGCGGGTCAAGGAAGGTGCTGATGATTATCGTTACTTCCCAGAACCGGACCTTCCATCATTGGATATTTCAGATGAGTGGATTGATCAGCTTAAAACTGAACTTCCTGAAATGCCAAATGAACGGAAGCAACGTTACGTTAGTGAATTAGGATTAACTGACTACGATGCAATGGTTTTAACTCAAACTAAGGAAATGTCAGATTTCTTTGATCAACTAGTTAAATTGGGTGCTGATGCTAAGATTGCATCAAACTACCTTCAAGGAAACGTAAATGCTTACTTGAACGAAGAACAAGTGGATTTAGCTGATACTAAGATCACTCCTGAAAACTTAGCTACCATGATTAAGTTAATTAGTGATGGGACGATTTCAAGTAAGATGGCTAAAAAAGTCTTTAAGGCGGTTACCGATGGTGAAGAACCAAAGGCATTCGTTGAGAAGAAGGGCTTGGTCCAATTATCAGACCCAGCTAAATTACAACCAATTATTGATGAAATTTTGGCTGCAAATCCACAGTCGATCGAAGACTTTAATAATGGTAAGGACCGTGCTAAGGGCTTCTTAGTTGGTCAAATTATGAAACAAACACGTGGAAAAGCTAATCCACAAGTAGTTAACGAGCTACTAATGAAATCTTTAAACAAATAGGAAAGTTGTGTAAGTAATGCGAAAGCGGGCACGAATAATTTATAACCCGACTGCTGGACGTGAAGCCCTTAAGCAAAAGATGATTGACATTTTAGGTGTTTATGAACAAGCTGGTTATGAAACCAGTGTTTTTGCGACGACTCCTGAGCCTAATTCTGCAAAGAATGAGGCGACTCGAGTTGCAAAAGAGGGTTTTGAGTTAGTGGTTGCTGCTGGTGGCGATGGAACGTTAAACGAGGTCGTAAACGGGTTAGCACCACTTCCGAAACGGCCAAAGCTAGCAATCATTCCAGCTGGAACGACTAATGATTATGCACGGGCCCTTCACATCCCACGTGAGGATCCAGTGGATGCTGCTAAGGTGGTATTAAAGCAGCAGTCACTAAAAATGGACGTTGGTCAAGCTGGCGATAATTATTTTATTAATATTGCAGGTGGTGGGTTATTAACTGAATTAACTTATGATGTTCCTTCAGATTTAAAAACTATTTTTGGGTACTTGGCATACTTAGTCAAGGGCGCTGAAATGCTACCTCGAATTAGACCCATCCAAATGGATTTAAAATATGACGGAGGCCATTTTAAAGGAAAGGCCTCGATGTTCTTGCTAGCAATGACTAATTCAATCGGTGGGTTAGAAAGAATCGTTCCTGACGCATCATTAGATGACGGTCAGTTTACTTTAATTATCGTAAAGACCAGTAATATGGTTCAAATTGCTAGGTTATTGGCGAAGGTAATTAATGGTGGTCGGCATATTGATGATCCTAAAATCATCTACAAAAAGACGACCAAGTTAACTGCTAAACCAGTTAATAATAAAATGCAGATTAATTTAGATGGTGAATACGGTGGAGATGCTCCAATGGTGTTTACGAATTTAAAACAACATCTAGATACAATCGTTGACCTTGATAATTTACCGGATACTGCGGTCAGTGATACTAATACGATTGAAGCTGAACAAAAGTTTGTTCAAAAGGTTGATAAATTAAGCTAACACATGTTTTTAAAATGAAAAATTTTGCTGTATGATAATAGCATATAGCAAAATTTTTTTATTTAGAGAGAATAGGGGATTTAATTTGAAAACGCCAGTAGAAGTAGGAAAAACTTATAACGTTAAAATCGTGGATTTAACGTACCAGGGGCTCGGAGTTGCTAAAGTCGATGACTTTCCGGTATTCGTTAATAACACGCTTCCAGGTGAAACCGCGATCATTAAAGTGAAAACCATCAAAAAGAACTTTGCGTTTGGTTCACTAGTGGAATTAATCACTAAGAGTCCGGATCGGGTGGAAAATGTCAATTGGGATTACCTACAAACCGGCATTGCACCACTTCAACACCTTAGTTATGAAGGGCAACTGCGGTTTAAGCAACATCAAATCGAGGAGCTATTTGCTAAGCAAAAAATTAATGTCGACGTCTTACCAACGATGGGAATGGAACATCCAGACCATTATCGGAATAAGGCTCTAATCCCAGTTAAAAAAATTAATGGTGAACTAACGACTGGTTTTTACAAGAACCATTCTCATGACCTGGTGCCAATTGAAGATTTTTACATCCAACAACCAGAAATCGATCATGCAATCCTAGTAGTTCGTGATGTTTTACGGAAATATAAAGTGCGTCCTTATGACGAGGGTAGCCATAGTGGGGTTATCAGAAATATTATGGTCCGGCGTGGTTACTACAGTCATGAAATGATGATTGGCCTAATTACACGGACCAAGAAACTCCAATTAGCTGAACCCATCGTGAACGAAATTATCGATCAATTACCAGAAGTGAAGAGCATCGTTCAAAACGTGAATTTAAAGGACAATAATGTTTTACTGGGGAAGAAAAATAACGTTCTATATGGGAAACCATACATCACAGACGAATTATTAGGCCTTAAATTTGCGATTTCATTGAATTCGTTCTACCAAGTCAACCCGGTCCAGACTGAGAAGTTATATTCACTTGCAATCGACCATGCTGAATTAGGGCCTAATGATACCGTTATCGATGCTTATTGTGGAATTGGAACCATTTCATTAGCCGTTGCTAAGCACGTTAAGAAGGTTTACGGTGTGGAAGTAGTAGCCCAAGCAATTGAGGATGCTAAGATTAATGCGCAAAAGAATCATATTAACAATGTGCAATTTGTTACTGCTAAGGCCGAAGATCAAATGGCCAAATGGCAGGAACAGGGCTTAAAACCGGATGCAATCATCGTTGATCCACCACGCAAGGGCCTTGCTTCATCATTCATCGACAGT includes:
- a CDS encoding ATP-grasp domain-containing protein: MANNFIYPGDTLGIINNDVNSFNLIMEAKKNGIKVGMYTDNADNQYDSIADFVINGSLKDADKLIDFAKKCDVVTYNSIRTDADLVNFISQFTRVPQGHDMLEIMNDRLIEQAFLSELNVNTLPYVTIVELTDIYNSIDSIGYPAILKPIQKSFFNDQQLVINNQVDIAKASIMLDRGTYILEPYIEHEFEYTLNIVHGMKDAPKLMPLVQCRYNGNQLVSASNITNLSKAAQNEMNRIGYNIADHLNYFGAFKIKFMINNSDTIYIKMIEPKLDIDAMIFDRCIESVTQGHLRAICGLPTYPEVDDDTFFLRTFTQNQMDEIKRQWALKPGWQFVFYTKGENEYGVVGHILVPTKDLNKTLEQVNNSDIWN
- the pcrA gene encoding DNA helicase PcrA, encoding MSKNELLVGMNDKQTEAVLNTDGPLLIMAGAGSGKTRVLTHRIAYLIQDKQVLPWHILAITFTNKAAREMKERVVNLLGPSGNEVWVSTFHALCVRILRRNIDKLGYDRAFTIAGTSEQQTLIKNILKDLNYDPKTYNPRSILSSISNAKNDLQSPAEFIAKNESVGNPFIKVIGEVYDRYQKELHRNQSVDFDDLIMMTIQLFEQEPEVLKYYQDKFQYIHVDEYQDTNEAQYRLVHMLGEKYENVCVVGDADQSIYGWRGANMNNILDFQDDYPSAHVTLLEQNYRSTKTILKAANSVIQNNDERRDKNLWTENAVGEKITYYRAQSEADESRFVVTNIKSEMNDNHYSYGDFAVLYRTNAQSRVIEETLLKSNIPYTIVGGHKFYDRKEIQDILAYLTLMANPSDSMSLQRIINEPKRGIGAASVDKLVTFANENNWSVFEACQNVELNNELGSRARKAIDNFGAVMTDLQNQVPKLSVTDLTNEILEKTGYLATLKASKTLEASARIENIEEFLSVTKQFDDAHPDSEEAGSALVDFLSDLSLVSAQDDIAENTPEVTLMTLHAAKGLEFPVVFMIGMEDNIFPLSKAMSDSKELEEERRLAYVGITRAQKKLYLTNTFSRMLYGRRQTNPASQFIEEINPDLIDAVNSNGRSTNGGGLKTPFDTPNNRQARFANSSPYQGPTSHNKKTSSNQSGAASQSWIVGDKVSHKAWGTGTVVKVDGTGENMELDIAFPDPTGIKRLLAAFAPITKE
- the ligA gene encoding NAD-dependent DNA ligase LigA, translated to MSAKLSEQAAKQRIDQIKPKLKKWSQEYYVQDRPSVEDDVYDSTYQELVSLETQYPNLITADSPTQNVGGKLLPQFSKVNHHIPLLSLGDVFSKQELDDFTIRVEKNYPAVKQFNCELKIDGLSISLRYENGVFVEGSTRGNGQIGEDITRNLKTIPSIPQKLTRPITIEVRGECYMPKKSFAKLNEERERNGESGFANPRNAAAGSLRQLNPRITASRHLSTFMYNVADYNDLKTNTQSGLLAELNDLGFNINPSYQVADNLDQINAYIDRYQQQRDGLDYGIDGIVIKVNDLKLQTKIGATVKIPKWAIAYKFPPEEAETKLLDIEWTVGRTGVVTPTAVMEPVKLAGTIVSRASLHNPDYLAEKGIRIGDTVKLHKAGDIIPEISQFIADKRPADAKPYQIPSECPSCGAPLVHLDDEVALRCINPACPAQLTEQMTHFASRNAMDITGLGPRIVQQLFDHKLVSDVAGLYHLQINDLLNLDKFGQKSAENLIDSINNSRSNSLERLLFGLGIRHVGAKAARLIAEHFQTMDRLMAADGESIATINSMGSVIADSITTYLSSKHAQELIAQLKSVGVNMTYIHADESGADNSFFNQKRIVLTGKLEQMTRPKATAWLEDHGADVTSSVSKNTDLVIAGKDAGSKLVKAQELNVTVWDEQRFISEING
- a CDS encoding CamS family sex pheromone protein, whose translation is MKRLSVFIAAFASVFLLAACGDGGNSNSSSSKNSSSSETQLTGQSDSDYYQSVIKNGHYLTSKSRGVNVQQDSNQLNLKSFEAGLMNISKKQFSTSKYVFQEGQYVSTDTAEKWLGRKTKSNPEGLNPAGKATKTPLYLQQMDEQDFLTQDGNSLKMSGMTIGLGINSIYYYQKQAYGATYQMKLSDAEIKAQGKKMASEVLARLRKNKALKNIPIVIALYKQAPDDSLVGGNFFAYSVNNGSSTSVSNWKSINAQNYVFPVASGQKGPSNNSDENDFSNFKTQVQNFFPNLSGVTAQAQYINGSLTGMNVNITTQFYSQTEIISFTQYLQSTASKYLPTGIPIDITVGSTTGVQSFLSRDTNEKNFTFHIFNSY
- the gatC gene encoding Asp-tRNA(Asn)/Glu-tRNA(Gln) amidotransferase subunit GatC translates to MADRIDKETVNHVAELAKLSLTKDQLPYFTDQLGSIMDLIDTLSEVDTEGVEPTYSVTDQINVMREDVAQNWGERDALLNNAPEVADGLIRVPTIIDESED
- the gatA gene encoding Asp-tRNA(Asn)/Glu-tRNA(Gln) amidotransferase subunit GatA produces the protein MNYFDKDITSIHQALVNGDITAEELTKQTLDNIKASDSDINAFINLDEDGAIKAAQAVDQAGIEPDNVLSGIPSAIKDNILTNGFKTTAASKMLENFKPIFDATVMKKLNAKQTITVGKTNMDEFAMGGSTENSAFKKTHNPWNLSKVPGGSSGGSAAAVAAGQIIFALGSDTGGSIRQPAAYNGIVGLKPTYGRVSRWGLIAFGSSLDQIGPLTRNVLDNAYVLNAIAGHDEHDLTSSDKEVPDYTKSIKDGVKGMKIALPKEYLAEGIDQDVKDAILKAAETYKQLGATVEEVSLPHTKYGVAAYYILASSEASSNLQRFDGIRYGYRSPEAKNLEEVYVKSRSEGFGDEVKRRIMLGTFSLSAGAFDAYFQKAAKVRTLMIEDFKKVFQDYDLILGPTAPTTAFGIGEDISDPVTMYLNDAMTIPVNLAGLPAMSLPAGFSDGMPIGMQLIGRPFDESTIYKAGYAFEQNTDFHKETPKVGGDK
- the gatB gene encoding Asp-tRNA(Asn)/Glu-tRNA(Gln) amidotransferase subunit GatB, producing the protein MNFETTIGLEVHIELKTNSKIFSPSPVEYGDEPNSNTNVIDWGYPGVLPTTNKQVVADGITAALALNAEIERNPHFDRKNYFYPDNPKAYQITQNDKPDAHDGWLEIEVDGKKKKIGIAEMHIEEDAGKNSHGRNYSYVDLNRQGTPLIEIVSKPEISTPDEAYAYLETLRQRIQFTGISDVKMEEGSMRADVNISIRPIGQKELGNKVEIKNMNSFNYVRRALAYEQQRQRQVLMSGGKVQQETRRFDEKNNTTILMRVKEGADDYRYFPEPDLPSLDISDEWIDQLKTELPEMPNERKQRYVSELGLTDYDAMVLTQTKEMSDFFDQLVKLGADAKIASNYLQGNVNAYLNEEQVDLADTKITPENLATMIKLISDGTISSKMAKKVFKAVTDGEEPKAFVEKKGLVQLSDPAKLQPIIDEILAANPQSIEDFNNGKDRAKGFLVGQIMKQTRGKANPQVVNELLMKSLNK
- a CDS encoding diacylglycerol kinase is translated as MRKRARIIYNPTAGREALKQKMIDILGVYEQAGYETSVFATTPEPNSAKNEATRVAKEGFELVVAAGGDGTLNEVVNGLAPLPKRPKLAIIPAGTTNDYARALHIPREDPVDAAKVVLKQQSLKMDVGQAGDNYFINIAGGGLLTELTYDVPSDLKTIFGYLAYLVKGAEMLPRIRPIQMDLKYDGGHFKGKASMFLLAMTNSIGGLERIVPDASLDDGQFTLIIVKTSNMVQIARLLAKVINGGRHIDDPKIIYKKTTKLTAKPVNNKMQINLDGEYGGDAPMVFTNLKQHLDTIVDLDNLPDTAVSDTNTIEAEQKFVQKVDKLS